In Variovorax sp. OAS795, a single window of DNA contains:
- a CDS encoding 3-deoxy-7-phosphoheptulonate synthase — translation MPRLDDPLHDAEIGSRDSTLDTTRIDDVRIGAVRPLMTPALLQERVPVRDNTLALVEGSRAAIADVLHGRDDRLVVVVGPCSIHDHDQAIEYAQRLKAVSDSLQDDLLIVMRAYFEKPRTTVGWKGYINDPHLDGSFAINEGLEKARRLLLELTTLGLPTGTEFLDLLSPQFIADLIAWGAIGARTTESQSHRQLASGLSCPVGFKNGTDGSVKVAADAILAARAPHAFMGMTKMGMAAIFETRGNDDCHVILRGGKAPNYSAADVSAACEALLANGLRPQVMVDVSHGNSSKQHQRQIVVAEDVAAQIAGGERRITGLMIESHLEEGRQDLKPGVTPRHGVSITDACIGFAQTVPVLESLASAVKARRRLSKAN, via the coding sequence ATGCCCCGTCTCGACGACCCCCTTCACGACGCCGAAATCGGCTCCCGCGACAGCACGCTCGACACCACGCGCATCGACGACGTGCGCATCGGCGCCGTTCGTCCGCTCATGACGCCTGCCTTGCTGCAGGAACGCGTGCCGGTGCGCGACAACACGCTCGCGCTGGTCGAGGGCAGCCGTGCCGCCATTGCCGACGTGCTGCACGGCCGCGACGACCGGCTGGTGGTCGTGGTCGGCCCATGCTCCATCCACGACCACGACCAGGCGATCGAATACGCGCAGCGGCTGAAGGCCGTCTCCGACTCGCTGCAGGACGACCTGCTGATCGTGATGCGGGCCTATTTCGAGAAGCCGCGCACCACCGTGGGCTGGAAGGGCTACATCAACGACCCGCACCTGGACGGCAGCTTCGCGATCAACGAAGGGCTGGAGAAGGCAAGGCGCCTGCTGCTCGAGCTGACCACGCTGGGCCTGCCGACGGGCACCGAGTTCCTGGACCTCCTGAGCCCGCAGTTCATTGCCGACCTGATTGCCTGGGGCGCCATCGGCGCGCGCACCACAGAGAGCCAGAGCCATCGGCAGCTTGCCTCGGGCCTGAGCTGCCCGGTCGGCTTCAAGAACGGCACCGACGGGAGCGTCAAGGTGGCGGCCGACGCGATCCTTGCGGCGCGCGCACCGCACGCCTTCATGGGCATGACCAAGATGGGCATGGCGGCCATCTTCGAGACGCGCGGCAATGACGACTGCCACGTCATCCTGCGCGGCGGCAAGGCGCCCAACTATTCGGCCGCGGATGTCTCGGCCGCCTGCGAGGCATTGCTGGCGAACGGGCTGCGGCCGCAGGTCATGGTCGACGTCTCGCACGGCAACAGCAGCAAGCAGCACCAGCGCCAGATCGTGGTCGCCGAAGACGTGGCGGCACAGATCGCGGGCGGCGAGCGGCGCATCACCGGCCTCATGATCGAGAGCCATCTCGAGGAAGGCCGCCAGGACCTGAAGCCGGGCGTCACGCCGCGGCACGGCGTGTCGATCACCGATGCCTGCATCGGCTTTGCGCAGACGGTGCCGGTGCTCGAGAGCCTGGCTTCGGCGGTCAAGGCGCGGCGGCGCCTGTCGAAGGCCAACTGA
- a CDS encoding YihY/virulence factor BrkB family protein has protein sequence MNKLKHLLRLCKEAAMAWVDDYAPSMGAAISYYTMFSLAPLLVIVIALAGALFGAEAVQGQIAAQLTGLIGQEGAEAVQALIKSANEPSRGLIAGGISAVVLVVGATTVFAELQSALDRIWHVPERAKPSGVWGILRARVLSFGLILGLAFLLMVSLVVSAMLAALGNWSVGFFPGWELVLQIVNAVLTLCILTVLFAMIYKLMPSAPIAWPDVWIGAAVTAVLFEVGKVLIGLYLGKSSVTESFAAAGSLVVLLAWVYYAAQIFLLGAEFTKVYANAHGSVAAGKATAATELAARQSEQGTDSSAVRAHELEDDTETLEKVEETRRKLEDRTRKATAKLLQQAVGLFVISVATRVVARKHRQARRDAARVRGNKAVR, from the coding sequence ATGAACAAGCTCAAGCACCTGCTACGCCTGTGCAAGGAGGCCGCAATGGCCTGGGTGGACGACTATGCGCCGAGCATGGGAGCTGCGATCTCGTACTACACGATGTTCTCGCTGGCGCCGCTGCTGGTGATCGTGATCGCGTTGGCGGGCGCGCTGTTCGGCGCGGAGGCGGTGCAAGGCCAGATCGCCGCGCAGCTGACGGGCTTGATCGGGCAGGAAGGCGCCGAGGCGGTCCAGGCGCTGATCAAGAGCGCGAACGAACCGTCGCGCGGGCTGATTGCCGGAGGCATCAGCGCCGTGGTGCTCGTCGTCGGTGCGACCACCGTCTTTGCCGAACTGCAGAGCGCACTGGACCGCATCTGGCACGTGCCCGAGCGTGCGAAGCCCAGCGGCGTGTGGGGCATCCTGCGCGCCCGGGTGCTGTCGTTCGGGCTGATCCTGGGGCTTGCGTTCCTGCTGATGGTGTCGCTCGTCGTCAGCGCCATGCTCGCGGCGCTGGGCAACTGGAGCGTCGGCTTTTTTCCGGGGTGGGAGCTGGTGCTCCAGATCGTCAATGCAGTGCTCACGCTGTGCATTCTCACGGTGCTGTTCGCCATGATCTACAAGCTCATGCCGAGTGCGCCCATCGCATGGCCCGACGTGTGGATCGGCGCGGCGGTGACCGCCGTGCTGTTCGAAGTGGGCAAGGTGCTGATCGGCCTGTATCTCGGCAAGAGCAGCGTGACCGAATCCTTCGCCGCGGCCGGATCGCTGGTGGTGCTGCTGGCGTGGGTGTACTACGCGGCGCAGATATTTTTGCTTGGCGCGGAATTCACGAAGGTCTATGCGAACGCCCACGGCTCCGTGGCCGCGGGCAAGGCCACGGCGGCCACCGAACTTGCCGCCCGCCAGTCGGAGCAGGGCACCGACAGCAGCGCGGTGCGGGCGCACGAGCTCGAGGACGACACCGAGACGCTCGAGAAGGTCGAGGAGACTCGGCGCAAGCTCGAGGACCGCACGCGCAAGGCCACCGCCAAGCTCCTGCAGCAGGCCGTGGGCCTTTTCGTGATCAGCGTGGCGACGCGCGTGGTGGCGCGCAAGCACCGCCAGGCGCGCCGCGACGCGGCTCGGGTGCGCGGCAACAAGGCTGTTCGCTGA
- a CDS encoding sensor domain-containing diguanylate cyclase: MFRRPSITFRTMAFVAIVCLGLLAIDGWNSWQSRTVQLRQMNVAASNLARAMAQQANDTLKAADSALVGIVERVEHDGTGPAAVERLRKVLGAQVDEFPQLDGLHIYDQDGNWVANSRRTPPQNLNNASREYFIFHRTNEDRGPHIGIPVKSRTSGELLVPVSRRINHADGSFAGVALATIDIDFFMKFYGSLDIGEGGAVALVLDSGTMMTRRPFVAEMVGRDMRDTGLFRAYAAQGGAGAAFIKSAQDGTMRLNSFRRLEDYPLFVSAALSKDETLAGWWQETLWHTAGVMVLALVVGFVGWRLVKQFELQIKTEDELRHARDALETLNKTLNTLAMEDGLTGLANRRQFDVTLDNEFGRAMRNASTLALIMMDVDCFKQYNDIYGHSAGDECLQTIGRTIARVAGRRPGDLAARYGGEELAVLLPNTDVAGAVVLAERIRSAVRELKIVHAGTEDGFVTLSAGVDALQPLPGAAQPKELIRAADQALYAAKAGGRNRVCAAMRTVPA, translated from the coding sequence GTGTTTCGCCGACCCTCCATCACCTTCAGGACGATGGCCTTCGTGGCCATCGTCTGCCTTGGCCTGCTGGCGATCGACGGCTGGAACAGCTGGCAGTCGCGCACGGTCCAGTTGCGGCAGATGAACGTGGCGGCCTCGAACCTTGCGCGCGCGATGGCGCAGCAGGCCAACGACACGCTCAAGGCGGCGGATTCGGCGCTGGTCGGCATCGTCGAACGGGTCGAACACGACGGCACCGGACCGGCGGCGGTCGAGCGGCTTCGCAAGGTGCTGGGCGCGCAGGTCGACGAGTTTCCGCAGCTCGACGGCCTGCACATCTACGACCAGGACGGCAACTGGGTCGCGAACTCCCGCCGCACGCCGCCGCAGAACCTGAACAACGCGAGCCGCGAGTACTTCATCTTCCATCGCACGAACGAAGACCGTGGCCCGCACATCGGCATTCCGGTGAAGAGCCGCACCAGCGGCGAGCTGCTGGTGCCGGTGTCGCGGCGCATCAACCATGCGGACGGCAGCTTTGCCGGCGTGGCGCTCGCGACCATCGACATCGACTTCTTCATGAAGTTCTACGGCAGCCTGGACATCGGCGAGGGCGGCGCGGTGGCGCTGGTGCTCGACAGCGGAACGATGATGACGCGCCGGCCGTTCGTGGCCGAGATGGTCGGGCGGGACATGCGCGATACGGGGCTGTTTCGCGCCTATGCCGCGCAGGGGGGAGCCGGCGCCGCGTTCATCAAGTCGGCGCAGGACGGCACCATGCGGCTGAACAGTTTCCGCCGGCTCGAGGACTACCCGCTGTTCGTCAGCGCGGCCTTGTCGAAGGACGAGACGCTGGCCGGCTGGTGGCAGGAAACGCTCTGGCATACGGCCGGCGTCATGGTGCTCGCGCTGGTCGTCGGATTCGTCGGATGGCGGCTGGTCAAGCAGTTCGAACTCCAGATCAAGACGGAGGACGAGCTGAGGCACGCGCGCGACGCGCTGGAGACGCTGAACAAGACGCTCAACACGCTGGCCATGGAAGACGGCCTGACCGGGCTCGCGAACCGCAGGCAGTTCGACGTGACGCTGGACAACGAGTTCGGCCGCGCGATGCGCAATGCCAGCACGCTCGCGCTGATCATGATGGATGTGGACTGCTTCAAGCAGTACAACGACATCTACGGCCACTCGGCCGGCGACGAATGCCTGCAGACCATCGGCCGCACCATCGCCCGGGTCGCGGGCCGGCGGCCGGGAGACCTGGCGGCGCGCTACGGCGGGGAAGAATTGGCGGTGCTGCTGCCGAACACCGACGTGGCGGGGGCGGTCGTGTTGGCGGAGCGCATCCGCAGCGCGGTACGCGAACTCAAGATCGTCCATGCCGGCACCGAAGACGGATTCGTGACGTTGAGCGCGGGCGTGGATGCACTCCAGCCCTTGCCCGGCGCGGCGCAGCCCAAGGAACTGATCCGTGCCGCGGACCAGGCGCTGTATGCGGCGAAGGCCGGCGGGCGCAACCGCGTGTGCGCGGCGATGCGGACCGTGCCCGCCTAG
- a CDS encoding tannase/feruloyl esterase family alpha/beta hydrolase has product MRQIMFSSRRPAWAALAAASVLAACGGGGGGGGGGGNTGFAFVPPAPGVGSGALPEARPGTLQSCSDLASKATFANTVYTSVTTVPAGTLAVVGVGTPAPAHCLVQGQMNQRTSSVDGKTYAIGFEMRLPVDWNGRFFYQANGGLDGSVARATGGIGGGAPTSTALHRGFAVISSDAGHSGAQIPTFGIDPQARLDYGYNAVAQLTPMAKNLIAAAYGRAPDRSYFGGCSNGGRHAMVAAARSAGQYDGILAGNPGFNLPKAAVAQLYGVQQYAKVTTATTPAGKPDLQTAFTPAEMTTVANAVLARCDAIDGATDGIVADVQSCKQAFDLASAVPTCGATRNGSCLTAAQKTVLDNVFTGARNSAGTALYSGFPYDAGIRGADWRQWKFANSQNLDTAAVGFVFSTPPLGTSRPPGIDFALGFSMDADAPGIFATTALYTESAMSFMTPPNPTNLSALRQRGGKLIVYHGTSDAVFSSDDTTRWYEQLRAANGGDASGFARFFPVPGMNHCGGGPATDQFDMLAPLVAWVEQGKAPASVIANARGPGANVVNAEVPADWSPARTRPLCPYPQTAVYMGGSLESAASFSCR; this is encoded by the coding sequence ATGCGCCAGATCATGTTCTCTTCGCGCCGCCCAGCTTGGGCCGCGCTGGCCGCAGCTTCCGTGCTCGCCGCCTGCGGGGGCGGCGGCGGCGGGGGCGGCGGCGGTGGCAACACCGGTTTTGCCTTCGTTCCGCCCGCCCCGGGCGTCGGGAGCGGCGCGTTGCCGGAGGCGCGCCCCGGCACACTGCAGTCCTGCAGCGATCTCGCGAGCAAGGCAACCTTCGCCAACACCGTCTACACCAGCGTGACGACGGTGCCGGCGGGCACGCTCGCCGTGGTGGGCGTGGGCACGCCGGCGCCCGCGCACTGCCTGGTGCAGGGCCAGATGAACCAACGCACCAGCAGTGTCGATGGCAAGACCTACGCCATCGGCTTCGAGATGCGCCTGCCGGTCGACTGGAACGGCCGGTTCTTCTACCAGGCCAACGGCGGGCTCGACGGCAGCGTGGCGCGCGCGACGGGCGGCATCGGCGGTGGTGCGCCCACGAGCACCGCACTGCACAGGGGCTTCGCGGTCATCAGCTCCGACGCCGGGCACTCGGGCGCGCAGATCCCGACCTTCGGCATCGACCCGCAGGCGCGGCTGGACTACGGCTACAACGCCGTCGCGCAACTGACGCCCATGGCCAAGAACCTGATTGCCGCGGCCTACGGGCGCGCACCCGACCGCTCGTACTTCGGCGGCTGCTCGAACGGCGGCCGCCATGCGATGGTGGCCGCGGCCCGGTCCGCAGGCCAGTACGACGGCATCCTGGCCGGCAACCCGGGCTTCAACCTGCCGAAAGCCGCGGTGGCCCAGCTCTATGGCGTGCAGCAATATGCCAAGGTGACCACCGCCACCACGCCGGCCGGCAAGCCGGACCTGCAGACCGCATTCACGCCCGCGGAGATGACCACGGTGGCCAACGCCGTGCTCGCGCGCTGCGACGCCATCGACGGCGCGACCGACGGCATCGTGGCCGACGTGCAAAGCTGCAAGCAGGCCTTCGACCTGGCGAGCGCCGTGCCCACCTGCGGCGCCACGCGCAACGGCAGCTGCCTCACGGCCGCGCAGAAGACCGTGCTCGACAACGTCTTCACGGGCGCGCGCAACAGCGCCGGCACCGCGCTGTACAGCGGCTTTCCGTACGACGCGGGCATCAGGGGCGCCGACTGGCGCCAGTGGAAGTTCGCCAATTCGCAGAACCTGGACACCGCCGCCGTGGGCTTCGTCTTCAGCACGCCGCCGCTGGGCACGAGCCGTCCGCCCGGCATCGACTTTGCGCTCGGCTTCAGCATGGACGCCGATGCGCCGGGCATCTTCGCGACGACGGCGCTCTACACCGAGTCGGCGATGTCGTTCATGACGCCGCCCAATCCCACCAACCTGTCGGCGCTGCGCCAGCGCGGCGGCAAGCTCATCGTGTACCACGGCACCAGCGATGCGGTGTTCTCGTCGGACGACACCACGCGCTGGTACGAGCAGCTGCGCGCGGCCAACGGCGGCGATGCCTCCGGTTTCGCGCGCTTCTTCCCGGTGCCCGGCATGAACCATTGCGGCGGCGGCCCGGCCACCGACCAGTTCGACATGCTCGCACCGCTGGTCGCGTGGGTGGAACAGGGCAAGGCGCCCGCCTCGGTCATTGCCAACGCACGCGGGCCCGGCGCCAACGTGGTCAATGCCGAAGTGCCGGCCGACTGGTCACCCGCTCGCACACGGCCGCTCTGCCCCTACCCACAGACCGCGGTCTACATGGGCGGCAGCCTCGAGTCGGCCGCGAGCTTTTCCTGCCGATAG
- a CDS encoding histidine kinase: MNLARRIDPRRSMAAAIGWLLIALTLCLALAANLWLRSFVRTTLLEQHGQRLEAAAEHVNAELDTALLLRLQAVSVVATMLSEDVQDSQGERLKRSLQAVRRGVPDLIWLAVTDADGFIVAATDEQVVGQNVNQHAWISQGLDAAWIEDGRSPNERFLKLTAPVSNADGAIIGVVAANLSWNWVQKMVGEIRASPGEWLLVDRDGIVRHGPGALLGKRWQDLGEPVTPFDPTVAGLGTDGSDLPTRIRTRRLLDNRPYLIATPPNARDGTLRRLGWHAVVIQPVESVAAFATAIEWRISIVLSLLGLAAAAAGVVVAHRLTRRVSVIAHSADAVLAGSATRIEVPQGVDEAARLGSALDRLLDTLQRERDELRQLNAELDERVRQRTEEINRLAKESRDAAVVRERLRLARGLHDTLAHSMMAMLTEIRVLKRLASSRPDALPDELVRAEQAARDGLDEARRAIEQLRSNPVRDIGLGAALAELAKSLGERSGIELDARIDPELSALAAEPAETVFHMCEEVLRNVERHAGAARLLVRLQRAADGGVELEIADDGIGFDPGAEAAGHYGLVGLREQAEAIGARLRIESRRGEGTRVSLGWSHAGAA, translated from the coding sequence ATGAACCTCGCACGTCGCATCGATCCCCGGCGCTCCATGGCGGCCGCGATCGGCTGGCTGCTGATCGCGCTCACCCTGTGCCTGGCACTCGCGGCCAACCTGTGGCTGCGCAGCTTCGTGCGCACCACGCTGCTCGAGCAGCACGGCCAGCGCCTGGAGGCCGCGGCCGAACACGTCAATGCCGAGCTCGACACCGCACTGCTGCTGCGCCTGCAGGCCGTCAGCGTGGTGGCGACCATGCTGTCGGAAGACGTGCAGGACAGCCAGGGCGAACGCCTGAAGCGGTCGCTGCAGGCGGTGCGCCGCGGCGTGCCGGACCTGATCTGGCTGGCGGTGACCGACGCCGACGGTTTCATCGTCGCGGCGACGGACGAACAGGTGGTCGGCCAGAACGTCAACCAGCATGCATGGATCTCGCAAGGCCTGGACGCCGCGTGGATCGAGGACGGCCGCTCGCCGAACGAGCGCTTCCTGAAGCTCACCGCGCCGGTGAGCAACGCCGACGGCGCGATCATCGGCGTGGTTGCCGCCAACCTGAGCTGGAACTGGGTGCAGAAGATGGTGGGCGAGATCCGCGCCTCGCCGGGCGAATGGCTCCTGGTCGATCGCGACGGCATCGTGCGCCACGGTCCGGGCGCGCTGCTGGGCAAGCGCTGGCAAGACCTCGGGGAACCGGTCACGCCCTTCGATCCGACCGTGGCCGGCCTGGGCACCGACGGGTCCGATCTGCCGACGCGCATCCGCACCAGGCGGCTGCTGGACAACCGGCCCTACCTCATCGCGACCCCGCCCAATGCCCGCGACGGCACGCTGCGCCGGCTCGGCTGGCACGCGGTGGTGATCCAGCCGGTCGAATCGGTCGCGGCCTTTGCAACCGCCATCGAATGGCGCATCTCCATCGTGCTGAGCCTGCTGGGCCTGGCCGCCGCGGCGGCCGGTGTCGTGGTGGCGCACCGCCTCACGCGCCGCGTGAGCGTGATCGCGCATTCGGCCGACGCGGTGCTGGCCGGAAGCGCCACGCGCATCGAAGTGCCGCAAGGCGTCGACGAGGCCGCGCGGCTGGGCAGCGCGCTGGACCGCCTGCTGGACACGCTGCAGCGCGAGCGCGATGAACTGCGGCAACTCAATGCCGAGCTGGACGAACGCGTGCGCCAGCGCACCGAGGAGATCAACCGGCTGGCCAAGGAATCGCGCGACGCCGCGGTGGTGCGCGAGCGCCTGCGGCTGGCGCGCGGACTGCACGACACGCTGGCGCATTCGATGATGGCGATGCTCACCGAGATTCGGGTGCTCAAGCGCCTGGCGTCCAGCCGGCCCGATGCGCTGCCGGACGAGCTGGTCCGCGCCGAGCAGGCGGCCCGGGACGGCCTGGACGAGGCGCGCCGCGCGATCGAGCAGTTGCGCAGCAACCCGGTGCGCGACATCGGGCTGGGTGCGGCCCTGGCCGAACTGGCCAAGAGCCTGGGCGAGCGCTCCGGCATCGAGCTCGATGCCCGCATCGACCCCGAACTGTCCGCACTGGCGGCCGAGCCGGCGGAGACCGTGTTTCACATGTGCGAGGAAGTGCTGCGCAACGTCGAACGCCACGCGGGCGCGGCGAGGCTCCTGGTCCGCCTGCAGCGCGCGGCGGATGGCGGCGTCGAGCTGGAGATCGCCGACGATGGCATCGGCTTCGATCCGGGCGCCGAGGCGGCGGGCCACTACGGACTGGTGGGACTGCGGGAGCAGGCCGAGGCGATCGGCGCCCGGCTGCGCATCGAGAGCCGGCGCGGTGAAGGCACCCGCGTGTCGCTCGGCTGGTCGCACGCGGGCGCGGCATAG
- the oxlT gene encoding oxalate/formate MFS antiporter yields MNPTSPAQPASGAPPRLFDNRWLQLAVGIVCMIATANIQYAWTLFVPEIQGKFGWERASIQIAFTIFVLVQTWLAPIEGYFIDKFGPRLIVAFGALFIGAAWVVNSQATTLMGFYLGAAIGGIGVGSIYATCINNALKWFPDRRGLAVGLTAGGYGAGSAATILPIAAMIESSGFQQAFLFFGLLQGSLAFAAAWFLRQPKGNEVRGSTKLAQSRRDYTLGEALRTPLFWLMILMFSCVVTGGMMAVAQLGVIAQDLGVKNFKVDLYFVTMAALPLALMLDRVMNGISRPLFGWISDHIGREKTMVIAFTLEGIGIIALGYFGHNPWAFLILSGVVFLAWGEVYSLFSALAGDAFGTKHIGKIYGVLYCAKGVGALFVPLGNLMMEATGTWSTVLYTVAGLDLFAAFLAIVALRPMLARHTSGNAAASHAPSPSPSPEIAMPGLSPAGRSA; encoded by the coding sequence ATGAACCCCACTTCCCCGGCACAGCCCGCATCCGGCGCGCCGCCCCGCCTGTTCGACAACCGCTGGCTGCAACTGGCCGTCGGCATCGTCTGCATGATCGCCACCGCGAACATCCAGTACGCATGGACCTTGTTCGTGCCGGAAATCCAGGGCAAGTTCGGGTGGGAGCGGGCGTCGATCCAGATCGCCTTCACCATCTTCGTGCTGGTGCAGACATGGCTCGCGCCGATCGAGGGCTATTTCATCGACAAGTTCGGGCCGCGCCTGATCGTGGCCTTCGGCGCACTGTTCATCGGCGCCGCCTGGGTTGTCAACTCGCAGGCCACGACGCTGATGGGCTTCTACCTTGGCGCGGCCATCGGCGGCATCGGCGTGGGCTCGATCTATGCCACCTGCATCAACAACGCGCTCAAGTGGTTCCCCGACCGCCGCGGCCTGGCGGTGGGCCTCACGGCCGGCGGCTACGGCGCCGGCTCGGCCGCCACCATCCTGCCGATCGCCGCGATGATCGAATCCTCGGGCTTCCAACAGGCGTTCCTGTTCTTCGGCCTGCTGCAGGGCTCGCTGGCCTTCGCCGCGGCCTGGTTCCTGCGCCAGCCCAAGGGCAACGAAGTCCGCGGCTCGACCAAGCTCGCGCAGAGCCGCCGCGACTACACGCTGGGCGAAGCGCTTCGCACGCCGCTGTTCTGGCTCATGATCCTGATGTTCTCCTGCGTCGTCACCGGCGGCATGATGGCCGTCGCCCAGCTGGGCGTGATCGCACAGGACCTGGGCGTGAAGAACTTCAAGGTGGACCTGTACTTCGTCACCATGGCCGCACTGCCGCTCGCGCTGATGCTCGACCGGGTCATGAACGGCATTTCGCGTCCGCTGTTCGGCTGGATCTCCGACCACATCGGCCGCGAGAAGACGATGGTGATCGCCTTCACGCTCGAAGGCATCGGCATCATCGCGCTGGGCTACTTCGGCCACAACCCGTGGGCCTTCCTGATCCTGTCGGGCGTGGTCTTCCTGGCCTGGGGCGAGGTGTATTCGCTGTTCTCCGCGCTCGCCGGCGATGCCTTCGGCACCAAGCACATCGGCAAGATCTACGGCGTGCTGTACTGCGCCAAGGGTGTCGGCGCGCTGTTCGTGCCGCTGGGCAACCTGATGATGGAAGCCACCGGCACCTGGTCGACCGTGCTCTACACGGTCGCGGGGCTGGACCTGTTCGCGGCCTTCCTCGCCATCGTCGCGCTGCGGCCGATGCTGGCCCGTCACACCTCCGGCAACGCTGCCGCATCGCATGCGCCATCGCCGTCGCCTTCGCCTGAAATCGCGATGCCGGGGCTCTCGCCCGCAGGCCGCTCGGCCTGA
- a CDS encoding response regulator transcription factor: protein MSTTAEPSPSAAQAAPKIRVLIADDQALIRRGMAMLLDAAPDIEVVGQAADGVEAVELARRARPDVVLMDLHMPRKGGVLATREISAALPHTRVMVLTTFDRDDLVFDAVRAGAQAYLLKDASEEEVLDTVRAVHRGESRLTPQIARKVMDQFRLLADRVAQEPAPAPMPVPDARAEAQAGTSPQPDATKPLTEREAAVLELIAKGYGNRQIATALNLAEGTAKNHVSRIMQKLHANTRTELAVLVLKK from the coding sequence ATGAGCACCACTGCCGAACCCTCGCCTTCCGCTGCGCAGGCCGCGCCGAAAATCCGCGTGCTGATTGCCGACGACCAGGCATTGATCCGCCGCGGCATGGCCATGCTGCTCGATGCCGCGCCCGACATCGAAGTGGTCGGCCAGGCCGCCGACGGCGTCGAAGCCGTGGAGCTGGCCCGCCGCGCGCGGCCCGACGTGGTGCTGATGGACCTGCACATGCCGCGCAAGGGCGGCGTGCTCGCCACGCGTGAGATCTCGGCCGCGCTGCCGCACACGCGCGTGATGGTGCTGACCACCTTCGACCGCGACGACCTCGTGTTCGACGCGGTGCGTGCCGGCGCGCAAGCCTACCTGCTCAAGGATGCCTCGGAAGAAGAGGTGCTGGACACGGTCCGCGCGGTGCATCGCGGCGAATCGCGGCTCACGCCGCAGATCGCGCGCAAGGTGATGGACCAGTTCCGCCTGCTCGCGGACCGCGTCGCGCAGGAGCCGGCTCCCGCACCCATGCCCGTGCCGGATGCGCGCGCCGAGGCCCAGGCCGGCACGTCGCCGCAGCCCGATGCGACCAAGCCGCTGACCGAGCGCGAGGCCGCGGTGCTCGAACTGATCGCCAAGGGCTACGGCAATCGGCAGATCGCCACCGCGCTGAACCTTGCCGAGGGAACGGCCAAGAACCACGTCAGCCGCATCATGCAGAAGCTTCACGCGAACACGCGCACCGAACTGGCGGTGCTGGTGTTGAAGAAGTAG
- a CDS encoding alpha/beta fold hydrolase, with protein sequence MARFILVPGGWHGGWAFDAVGDALLRQGHDVQALTLSGLGDEPASGTNLERHIDEVVEALRTRETQAVLAGHSYGGMVITGAADQEPSLVRAIVYADAYVPEHGESVWALAGPAYRERFIMGAAADGLNCAPPAHLDRRCRPHPIATFLQAIALTGNWRLVRSKAFIAACGWEGSPFADLYQRLQADPGWATHGLDCAHDIPRLAPEALTKILLGYA encoded by the coding sequence ATGGCAAGATTCATCCTGGTGCCGGGTGGCTGGCATGGAGGCTGGGCATTCGACGCGGTCGGCGATGCGCTTTTGCGCCAGGGCCATGACGTCCAGGCGCTCACTCTCTCGGGGCTCGGCGACGAGCCGGCGAGCGGAACCAATCTCGAGCGGCACATCGACGAGGTGGTGGAAGCCCTTCGCACGCGCGAGACGCAAGCCGTGCTCGCCGGCCATTCGTATGGAGGCATGGTCATCACCGGCGCGGCGGACCAGGAGCCCTCGCTGGTCAGGGCCATCGTCTATGCCGATGCGTACGTGCCGGAACACGGCGAGTCGGTCTGGGCACTCGCCGGGCCGGCCTACAGGGAGCGCTTCATCATGGGCGCCGCTGCGGACGGGTTGAACTGCGCGCCGCCGGCGCATCTGGACCGCCGGTGCCGTCCGCATCCGATCGCCACCTTCCTGCAGGCGATCGCGTTGACGGGCAACTGGCGCCTCGTGCGCAGCAAGGCCTTCATCGCGGCGTGCGGCTGGGAGGGCAGTCCGTTCGCCGATCTGTACCAGCGCCTGCAAGCGGACCCCGGATGGGCCACGCACGGCCTGGACTGCGCACACGATATCCCGCGGCTCGCGCCTGAAGCGCTCACGAAGATTCTCCTGGGGTACGCGTAG